The stretch of DNA ATGATAATTAAGGAAGACGAAACAAAGGACTTTATTAAGATTGTCAAAGATCGTCAAATTACAATATATCCGTTAAAAGCCGATCGGTCAATTACAGAGTAAAAGTATTCTCAATTTGACTAATAACACTTAAAGCTAGAATCGGACGATCTCTTGACTCCTACTCCCAGGTTACTTGATGCCTTCTGCACGTCGCTCCCTTGGTATTTATAGTTGATGGGACGTTTCAACCTTCTGCCTCGGGATCGATGTGTTACCGACTTAAAGTGAAGTCGGTGATCGTTTCTTTGCGGACTGTCATTTACTGGGCTGTCCGTCTTTATTGGGCCTTCTAGAAGCTTTGTCGGCCGGATAAGGGAGATTTGGTCAGTCAACATTTCTGGGGGTTATGCTGACTATTTCCTGAATGGGCCAAAAGGGAGGCTTGTTAAGGCAGGGtaaaacccatatccaacagtCGAGTCTCCAAGCTCCATGGTTATTTATCGTATCAACCCTCAAGATCTATATCTCCAGCCTACCCAATCACAATCATAGATAGATTAATTGAATGATTAAGTTTACAAGTATATACTTCAtgtaattatatgattttattagtcATAATCTCCTATGATTTCTATACTTAATTCCGATCATCACTTGACCACTTTTGTAATTGGttaagcatatatatacacaaacatatattatatgagGCCGGCATTATCaacatataattcaaatttCGTTACCATGCCAACACCCTacttgaaaattaaataaatgtaaaaatcgGACAATGATTGTGAGGGAACTTCAACACACAGAAGTAGAGTCAAAAatactgttttaaaaaataattaagagttTTCTCAAAAAGAATCAGCACCAAAGGAGCAGAGAACAGAGGCAATATATAAGAGAAACCAcccaaaagatatatattattactcaTTTTCACATAGTTATGTCACTAACTTTAAGAAAATGAGTACTTTTCTGTTACACTTTTAGCTTGACCATATGCAGCAATGAGTAGTGCATTAGTTCGACCACAGTCCACTGATTTCCTTGAGAGTTGGGAACGAAGTGATGGAAACATTTTCGATGCCCTTTTCCTGCTAGCATCCTatgaaaaaagaatcaaaaacataattattgcaACCGAGCTAGGGGTTAGACATGAAATCATAAAAGTTTGAAAGTGAATATTTCATTAGTACCAGGCTCCAAATATACCAAGCCTAAAATGTTTCTTCCATGTACAAGGAACAACCGGATTAACAGAAATGTGAGATGTGAGAAGTATTCCGCTCCATAGTCCATATCCATATCCTCCATCATAGGCAACCTATAGGAGATAAAGCGACAAACATGTTtaagtttattaaatactcaaggagaaaaaaaaaagatgatttaattTTGGGATATTTGGCAAAACAGACAGTTTTTCAAACTTTATTAGAAAAGTAGTACAGTCCCTATTcacaattagtaaaataaacGGTTTGTATTGTAGGACACTATTTAGATGACTTTCCAGCCCTCAgccaaatattgtttttacaaATAGTGCCATGggtattaaaaaacaaaactttatccTTTATGAATAGTACATCGTGTATCTctctccttgttttttttttgcttatatgcttctttctctctcactctctttatatacatattattatttttatttctttttcttttcatcacaGATATCTTTTTCTAACTATTCAAAtatctattaatatattttttgttttcaaatttatttcacctataaaaaattatgtttttttttataatttgatatgtattttgttttaatgattttaaatatgtttcatatatattttatcttttatccAATAATATTTGTGTACAGTTTAAATCATTCAACATGTTTGATAGATTTAAACCATCCAGCGATATTagtgtacggtttaaaccatccaACATATTGGATAGATTTAAACCATCCAGTGATATTAGTGTACGGGTTAAACCGTACTCAAATATTGTTAGATAGTGTGAATCTATCTAACATGCTGGATGGTTTGAACCGTACACAAATACTGTTGGACGAGTTGAATCTATCAAATATGCTGGATGgcttaaaccgtacacaaatattactGGACGACATGCTGGATGGTTTGAACCGTACACAAATACTGTTGGACGAGTTGAATCTATCAAATATGCTGGATGgcttaaaccgtacacaaatattactGGACGACATGCTGGATGGTTTGAACCTGCTAAATgatttaaaccgtacacaaatatagatattttgaataaaatatatttaaaatcattaaaacaaaatgcatatcaaattataaagaaaaatacatagtttttttgtatgtagaaaaatttttgaaacaaaagatatactaataaatatttaaataattaagaaaaagggattgtaatgaaaagagaaaaaaatattaatagaaagagaaagagaaagagaaaaaaacgtaaaacaaaaaaagacatccAAAAAGTCATGGGTCCcacccattttcttttttccctctctctttctctctttcctctttttttccCAACCGACCAGGGCTTTAACGTATATTCCCCCATCGCCTCTGTTCCACTAATTTCTCTATCTCTACTCTGCTCTATCTCACATCACCCAATTTTTTCCATTGTAAATAGTACATGTATCAAACTTCTAATTAAGTTTCAGAAACGTACTAAAACGCCAAGATACCCTTTAATTTTTTACCATGACATTTTCCTCTTGTGAATAGGGAGTCCAATTCGACATAAATGCCTTGGTTCCTGCATCATTGAAGAGACTAAATTGATTTTGAATCTAACGCaaagaacacaacaacaaaagcacAATGAAAACATCATTCTTACAGGATGGAACACCTAAAGTATGAATCAGCTGTACCATTGAGTTTGCATCGTAATAACTCTTTAACCAAGGAGTATCATATACCTATGCAGATTTAACACACAAAACTCGGTCAACTTTGAGGAATATATCAAAATGACTAAAGTGCAATATAATATTCACCGTGTACAAAGCCTGTATCATATACTTTAAGGTTAGGAATAGATAACAAACGCACTCAGCTCAATAGTTGCAACTTACAAACAGGTTAATCGTAAATCTTTTATATGTTATGAGAGATTACCCTACATACCAATCAAACCttctaaatcaaaattatgTTTAACCAACTGCATGTCTTGAGAGATTACCCtacataataattataatatattaaagtaACTCTATAAACCCTAGAATTTTGTAATTTGACACTTCAAGGGTTTCAGAAGAAacttaattttcttaataaaaaagttAACTAAAGTAGTGATTCACCTGAGCAGAACAACAAGATCCTGTTTTGCCGAATTTCAGCACGGCCAACACTCTGGAAAAGTTAGGGTCAATCCCAATGATCCAGTGTGGTTTAAACTCCTCTTGAATcattgttggtgcgggaattaacacccccaacataccgatctaaacccgATTAAAGGAACCAGTTATCTAAACTAGGAGCTCGGCCTTAATTTGGACTTCATCTCTGAAGGCCAAGTAATACCGAGAAGCCCAGTGCCGAGGTGACAAACCGACGTCTCACCTCGCCCTGCGGCTGACCTATAAAGAAAAGGAAGGACTTTCCTAATCAGCTCGGTCATAATTAGGAAAGTGAATATATTCAGCAGATCTTCGaaaatctataaatagagggcaatcctctcattgtaagatcatccagcaattaatacaaaaatccctaatttttattgttcttgagaaaaaccctaacttgttttccaagagatttcaattcctcttttcttctttatttcgaTCCGAATTCTTAGAGAGATTGTGctgttgaatttgtttcccctctcaaacaaattcattgtgtgaaactcagtttctacaattggcgccgcCTGTGGGGACGCTAATTTCTCAAGTTACTTCTCTCTCAAGAATCTTTTGAAATTCGACTAAGAAACACCATGTCTCTGACCTTCGACAACGCTGTCGCCAACACAACAGCTCCAAATCAAGACGACCCAGTCACCGTAGCCACCAACCCGCAGGATGTCGCCGTGGATCCGCTTGTCACCGCACCCGCTGCACGTGTCTATGTCCGGACTCGCGTCCGCAACACCTTGGACAACCCAGCAGACGACTCAACAACACCCTCCGACGGAGTGGAAGATGCCGAGGTATCCCACCACGGTACCCAGGAGCATGTAGAAATCCCGCTTGTTGATGGATCTGTCGCTAGACAGACTTCATCTGCGCCGGTCGCGCAACCTTCTCAGCTCGTATCAATGGACGACCTCTGTCATGTGTTTGGAACGATCTCCCAGGATCTCTTCCAATCGATATCCGACACCAACCGACGGATGGATGCGATAGAGCGCAGCGCACCCCCTCCAATCCAGCAAAGCGCCGCACCGCCATTAGTAGCACGGAGGGATGGGCCCTTAAACCGGCAACTGTTTAGCGACCCACCGCCTTCGGCCTTCCGATCTCAAAATCGGTACGCACCCTTGGCGTTAACTTTAGGGCAACCCCACATCAGGCAGTCCTCTCAAAGAGGTCCGGATTCTGCCCCCTTTCCTGAGCTGGAGGAAATCCACCTCAAGATCCGGGATATGGGTTCTCTCCTCCATCGAGCTGTGAGCACGGCTCCGGAGATTGACCGGATGTTCGAGGCCATGCAGTGAACCCCATTCACCAGACGAATCTTGGAGACATATGTCCCTACCGTTAAATTAAGGCTGCCGACCTACGATGGAACTAAAGATCCAATGCAGCACATGACCTCGTTCATGGCTGTCGTATCTAAAGCCAGATTCACTGACGAACAGAGGGACGCTGGTCGATGTCAGCTGTTCGTCGAGAGCCTAATAGGGAACGCGTTAACTTGGTTCTCCCAGCTCCCGACATATTCGATTGACAATTTCACCGAGCTGTCAACAGCCTTCTTGCGCAATTACCGGGTCTTCATAGAACACGGTAACTCTAGCGCAGAGTTGTGGGACATAGCCCAGGAGCCTGGCGAACCCCTGCGACAATATCTTACCAGATTCAAAGAAAAGTATGCTAGCATTTCGGTCACTAAAGACGTTGCGATCGCACCATTCAAGTAAGGGCTCGTCCCCGGGTCACCCTTACAAGTAGACCTCAATATCCGGGAAGCCAAGGACTTTGATGATGCGCTTCATTGGGGATCTCGCTTTGCATATGTCGAGGAGGACAAGGCGAAGCGAATTGTGAAGGCCCCCCAGTATGGACAGTCCTGGCAAAAGAGAGAGGCTGAGACAGTTATCAAGAGCCCCGGAAGCATCACGACCCAAGGGATCCTAAGCGTGGGGTGGTCAGCGCGATCTCCGAAGATGGAGGATAGGACAACGCGTCCCCATATGTGCAAGAAGAACTATACTGCGACTTCCACAAGATCAGAGGCAATTCCACGGCCGAATGCAAACATCTCTCCAATTACCTATACGAAAAGTATTTTTCTGGCGAGATCACAGCTGTCTACCAACCTAAAGCCTTCCGCGGCGGTCGCGAGGCAGAGGTCGCGGAGGAAGATTCGAACGATCAAATCCTGGCCGAGGTCAGAAGAGCAGAAACCACCCAAACAATGCGCCATGCGACCTGCAACAGCCACCTCCCGCCGAGCAGCAGAATTTGGCGCCAGTAGAGGGACTCACAGCACCACCCAAACGTCAAAAAGGCAGCAGCCTGAACATACCTCCTCTCGCGGTCGAATTTCTATGGTTATCGGCTAGACCGATGAATGTAAGGATTCCGTCCGAGATCTAAAAAAGCGAGCACGCCAAATCTACAGCATTCAGGCGACCTCCAAGGAGGAACCGCTTAGTACGGATCCCATTACATTCACAACCAAAGACGCTAGGGGAATCCACCATCCTCATAACGACCCCCTCGTGGTAAAGGTCAAAATGGGCGAATTCAATGTAGAGCGAGTCTTAGTGGATACCGGCAGCACGGTCAATATCCTGTTCTGGCAAACATTGGAAAAAATGGGTGTCACACTGGAACAAATTAAACTAGAAGCTAGAACGCTGACGGGATACGACGGCGTAGCCAAAGCATCAATGGGCGACGTGAAGCTGCAAGTCCAAGCTGGAGGTGTAACGCGCAAATCCAAGTTCGTAGTCATAGACGCCCCACCAATCTACAACGCCATCTTAGGTTCACCCTGGATCTACTCGATGCAGGCAGTCCCTTCTACCTATCATCTTTGCGTTAAGTTCCCAGCTGCTACGGGAATTTATACGTGATTTGGCGATCAAAAGATGGCCAGAACCTGCTCTGTTCTCGAGAAAAAGCAGAGGCGGAAAGATGACGCATAGCAATTACAGGGCGAGGATCACCTCGGTGACCCTCACAAGCCGGAGCCAGACCGGCTAAAGGCCACAGGATGCCGAATTGTACAAGTCAACATTGACGGAGCAGACCCCTCTCGAACGGTGGGAATTGGGGCTGAACTCGAGGATAGAATCAAAACCGAGTTGGTAGCATTTCTGAAATCGCGATCCTCGACATTCGCCTGGTCCACTAAAGACATGGTCGGCATTGATCCATCGGTCACCTGTCATAAGCTGAATGTTGACCCCACTTTCAAACTAGTTTGATAGAAACGTCGGCGTCTTGGCATTGATCGAGCAAAGGCGGTACAAGACGAAGTCGAGCGACTCCTGAAAGCTGATCATATAACGGAAGTACAATATCCCGACTGGCTGGCAAATCCGGTGGTGTTCACCatccttatttttttatgattctcGTTCAGCTCCCTTTCAAGGCTTGTTGATCTTTCCTTCTCCAAACCATAGAGTTCTTGAAGATTTCTCAATTTTCTCTCAAGCGACTCCTTTTCAGCAAGAAGTAGTTCCTTAAAAGTTGTAACTTCAGACTTGCATTCTTCTTCTAGCATATTGACCTTGGCTTCCAACTGCAATTTTTCTTTGACAAATAGCAATTTTTCATTACACAGCTGAACCCAATTGTCATAGAGTACACAATAGCTCTCTTTTGTAATTgaatcttcctcatcatcatctgagcTCTCAGCAGGTACCTCATCACTCTTAACACTAAAGGCAAACAGATTCAACATTCCTTCTTATTCATCACTATCAGAATCTGAGTCGCTGAAGCTAATAAATGACTTGTTCTTagctttttgtaaatttggacATTCTGTCTTCAAATGTCCAAAACCTTTACACTCAAAAcacttcatctccttcctttttGTCAAAGGACATTCAGGTTTATAGTGACAGAACCCACTACACTCCTGACATTGAACTTCTTTTCTGTGATCAGCCTTCTCCTTTTCAGTCCTATTGAAACGATTTCCAGATCTTTCACCGTCATTTCTGTTCCAGCGAGAAGACTCTCTTCCTTGACCTTTCTCAACTCGCTTTAGAGCTTTACCAAAGTTTCTAGCCATCAAGGACATGttatctttaatttctttcaGCTGGTCGTTTGTGTCATCAACCTTGAATGCAATTCTTTTGCCATGAACTCTCTGTTCTTCAGCAACCTCCATCTCTTCTGACTTCAACATACCAACCAGATCTTCAAATTTCAAGGTATCAGTATTTCCAGAGACTCTCATGACAGCTTTGTGTGCTGCATACTTAGATGGGAGAcacctaattaattttttaaccaacTTGGTATTCTTGTAGGTTTTACCAAGATTCTTAGCTTCATTGGCGATAGAGCTCATTTTAGCACTGAATTGAGAGATTGTCTCTTCTggatccatccttaggacttcaaATTGAGAAGCAAGCTGATCCAATCTTGTTCTTTTAACACTCGAATCCCCTTCATGAGACTTCTTCAGAATATCCCAAGCTTCTTTAGCTGACTCACATCCCTGAAGAAGCTTAAACTCATCATCGTCAACAGCTCCAAATATTGCATTAAGTGCCCTAGCATTATATTTGGACAAGTTCTTTTCATCTACCGTCCATCGTGCCTTAGGTTTAGTGATCTTGTCACTAGCTTCGGTTTTCTCATAGGGAGGTTCCCATCCTTCTTACACAGCCGTCCAAGCATCCTCACCTAGATTTCGGATCAGCTGGACCATGCGTACCTTCCAGCGACCATAGCCTCTATCATCCAGCATGACAGGCTTCTGATGTATCACCAGTTCATTAGCTGACTCCATCTTTGTCTCAAGATCTCAACCTGTGTCGAGTATGAATCTCTCGTCGGTTGGCTGCTCTGCTATCAATTGTAAAAACAAGATATAGCCAGCAATGAACAAAACTTGTTCTaatattaagaatcacttaaaccaCCTTACAAGATGTGATTAATCAGTTTTACACACAGTCAACAAGACTTgtcactgaccaattcttaatctcTCTCAAAACACAAGAACTCCCAAAGCTTTTTATACTTTCGAGTCTtatcaaatctctcaaaaacggctaaacaaTATGTTTGCCTTGACATCACAATATATATGAACCACCTATGACCTACTTTCCTAAATAAACATAAGTTCAAATCTTCTAGTTGATACGATAATATCTTGTCCTCCAATTAACAAGTCTTCAAAAGTATTGCCACTTCATCCAATATCCGTGACTCCTCCCAGGCGCGTAATCATCTTCCAGAATCCTACAACACATCCTTGTAGCATCAGAACGTCTTCATGCTCTCAAAACACTCCTCCGCATCCCATCTTTGAAtaatcccttatatattaaaagagaaacattctcACACAAAATGCTGACGTGTCGCACTCACAGAGCTCCAGAcactatttcctttatttgtcattaatttttaataacatttatatcagttttccaaaaatataattaacatctaaatttaaattcttatattcttttttaacttaattatacagtatcctttaattacattttcataaaatattttaaataaattttaagaactttttgttcatatcatatgataatctaattgatattataataattcttacaggttaaattttacttattaaacagaaaattttatatatatattttttaaaatatatatatatatatactacacaatcgaATTTTAGATTCCAATTAccgataaatattatagattttgtaaataaaattacattaaaaacatttaataattatttt from Camelina sativa cultivar DH55 chromosome 9, Cs, whole genome shotgun sequence encodes:
- the LOC104715211 gene encoding uncharacterized protein LOC104715211; this encodes MGEFNVERVLVDTGSTVNILFWQTLEKMGVTLEQIKLEARTLTGYDGVAKASMGDVKLQVQAGGVTRKSKFVVIDAPPIYNAILGSPWIYSMQAVPSTYHLCVKFPAATGIYT